The Salvia miltiorrhiza cultivar Shanhuang (shh) chromosome 1, IMPLAD_Smil_shh, whole genome shotgun sequence genome has a window encoding:
- the LOC131017422 gene encoding uncharacterized protein LOC131017422 codes for MGRTKTRPGTTSRAPIEQPEPMDEDATPQDIREEFHAPFAIFNDDEGKDQGNKVNANEVFLLSSAKRKEKICPIYFIWSQLDLIKRRSAFHVSLTPIITCLAIHFKLIPSGAEFVPGQDSTDFRFIDDKELMRGNFIKDRHTIVPHHKRHCVIEYSNAKAAAGIAQGAGPSSHSDDEDEKAEAEPTASPELALTYPDAPLTQHHFDASMTAFQSHFDNVIGDFRRVLLARLDTQDRRISALETSWDSWTQRYPHPPPAGDQ; via the exons ATGGGACGAACGAAGACAAGACCCGGCACTACTTCTAGAGCTCCGATTGAGCAACCCGAACCTATGGACGAAGATGCTACACCGCAAGATATCCGTGAAGAATTCCATGCACCTTTTGCTATCTTCAATGATGACGAAG GGAAAGATCAAGGAAATAAAGTTAATGCcaatgaagttttcttgttgtCGAGTGCAAAGCGGAAGGAGAAAATTTGTCCTATATACTTCATTTGGTCTCAGCTTGATCTTATTAAGCGTCGGAGTGCTTTCCATGTTTCTTTGACTCCAATCATAACATGTTTAGCGATTCATTTCAAGCTTATTCCAAGCGGCGCAGAATTTGTTCCGGGGCAAGATTCAACTGATTTTCGGTTCATTGATGACAAAGAGCTTATGAGGGGAAATTTCATCAAGGATAGGCACACTATTGTTCCCCATCATAAACGGCACTGCGTCATCGAGTATTCGAATGCTAAAGCTGCCGCAGGCATTGCACAAGGCGCTGGTCCATCTTCTCATTCAGACGACGAGGACGAGAAAGCTGAGGCGGAGCCCACTGCTTCACCCGAGCTAGCCCTCACATACCCTGATGCACCACTCACACAACACCATTTTGATGCATCTATGACTGCTTTTCAATCTCATTTTGACAATGTCATTGGTGATTTTCGCAGAGTCCTGTTAGCGCGTTTGGATACTCAGGATCGGAGGATATCTGCATTGGAGACTAGCTGGGATTCTTGGACCCAGCGTTATCCCCATCCACCACCCGCGGGCGATCAATGA
- the LOC131017444 gene encoding 4-diphosphocytidyl-2-C-methyl-D-erythritol kinase, chloroplastic has product MASSSSQFLCTHNPKPHFNSFTNATLPQFSSFKPNGSSSLRKKIQSSRIHLIRATASDSTTGRKQLEVVYDLENKLNKLADEVDRDAGISRLTLFSPCKINVFLRITGKRADGFHDLASLFHVISLGDKIKFSLSPSKSTDRLSTNVPGVPLDERNLIIKALNLFRKKTGIDNYFWIHLDKKVPTGAGLGGGSSNAATALWAANQFSGCVASEKDLQEWSGEIGSDIPFFFSHGAAYCTGRGEVVEDIPPPVPLDLPMVLIKPQEACPTGEVYKRLRMNQTSQIDPLVLLEKISKGGISQDVCVNDLEPPAFEVVPSLKRLKQRIAAAGRGQYDAVFMSGSGSTIVGVGSPNPPQFVYDDDEYKNVFLSDAKFITRSADQWYSEPLSTDESTCDVE; this is encoded by the exons ATGGCTTCCTCTTCCTCCCAATTCCTCTGCACTCACAATCCTAAACCACATTTCAATTCATTCACCAACGCCACTCTTCCTCAATTTTCTTCCTTTAAGCCAAATGGCTCCTCGTCTTTACGCAAAAAGATTCAGTCTTCAAGAATCCATCTTATCAGAGCGACGGCTTCTGATTCCACCACCGGCAGAAAACAACTAGAG GTGGTATATGATCTTGAGAATAAGTTAAATAAGTTAGCTGATGAAGTGGATAGGGATGCTGGGATTTCAAGACTCACTCTTTTTTCGCCTTGCAAG ATTAACGTTTTCCTAAGAATAACTGGTAAGCGAGCAGATGGATTCCATGATTTGGCATCTCTTTTTCAT GTTATCAGCCTAGGAGATAAAATAAAGTTCTCATTGTCCCCATCAAAATCAACGGATCGTTTGTCAACCAATGTGCCCGGAGTTCCTCTTGACGAGAGAAATTTG ATAATAAAGGCTCTTAATCTCTTCAGGAAAAAGACAGGGATTGACAACTACTTTTGG ATTCATCTTGATAAGAAAGTACCAACGGGCGCTGGCCTTGGTGGTGGCAGCAGTAATGCTGCTACTGCTTTGTGGGCAGCAAATCAGTTTAGTGGTTGCGTTGCTAGTGAAAAGGATCTCCAAGAGTGGTCGGGTGAGATTGGCTCTGATATCCCCTTCTTCTTTTCTCATGGTGCTGCATATTGTACGGGTAGAGGAGAA GTCGTCGAAGATATTCCTCCACCTGTACCTCTTGATCTTCCTATGGTTCTCATTAAGCCACAAGAGGCATGCCCCACTGGTGAAGTTTACAAG CGTCTTCGGATGAATCAAACGAGCCAAATTGATCCTTTGGTGTTGCTAGAGAAGATATCAAAGGGTGGAATCTCTCAGGACGTTTGCGTTAATGATCTTG AACCTCCTGCTTTTGAAGTCGTTCCATCACTAAAAAGACTGAAACAGCGCATAGCTGCAGCTGGTAGAGGACAGTATGATGCGGTCTTCATGTCCGGAAG TGGGAGTACTATTGTGGGCGTGGGTTCTCCCAATCCACCTCAGTTTGTTTACGATGATGATGAGTACAAAAACGTCTTTTTATCAG ACGCCAAATTTATCACACGCTCAGCTGATCAATGGTACTCGGAGCCTCTTTCAACTGATGAATCGACGTGCGATGTTGAATAG
- the LOC131017431 gene encoding uncharacterized protein LOC131017431 produces the protein MSPASRSKSKDKKAGKEPPKGSSKPSGHVSTSGGIPSSGYNPLLGTFHTFEAPPVPSTSPLHVNGRFRNIDDTDDQNGNTFGTGVEYDSVSNNGSWSGESEDHKDKAAQPTSRQDSVPGADNDKREKIRQKNERKHQRQKERRAQELHERCSGYLMSRKLEALAQQLVSMGFSQERATMALILNEGRVEESVAWLFEGGEEDKRMEHNLDGGGNLKIDISEELARISDMELRYKASKQEVERAIVTFEGDLEKAEEMLKTQKQEPPAVPTKPEETGDPPTIANGKLAIAMNHNAIRVQTKPTSSSIIQQKRDEKDFNYTKVSVTIGPAMDPGTKSIQVLKKIPPKMDWTKQQQIAGPADKRWPGSGSNPSVSCSLASPLQASSSSAKMEARYLAVGNELKNLQLGSVREPSPVIVMQRPQSVNSKQTPTSSVSSSPPGTGMGWYPNNVEVGKPNGVVPSRSISPGGVGSNLMYNPSHYQSQAQFSSMDPQGGTRGNGLWSRGGTSPTLSAASSLGLFSGLGASGSSGSSSPVDWSTGSSMLQFDYTNIDWSLDLGSRPNGLWNGTNYSLQNNTTRTLDTFGYGMGVKSAIRPVVSGGNGASMQEATEPNAAGSREWTSPFEEKDLFSLPRQFVSSPSL, from the coding sequence ATGTCTCCAGCATCTAGATCTAAATCCAAAGACAAAAAAGCTGGCAAGGAACCTCCAAAGGGTTCTTCAAAGCCTTCAGGACATGTCAGCACCAGTGGTGGGATCCCATCAAGTGGTTACAATCCTCTATTGGGAACGTTCCATACATTTGAGGCTCCACCAGTGCCTTCTACTAGTCCACTTCATGTTAATGGCCGTTTTCGTAACATAGACGATACAGATGATCAGAACGGGAATACATTTGGGACTGGCGTTGAGTACGACTCTGTTTCCAATAATGGCAGCTGGTCTGGTGAGTCAGAAGACCATAAAGACAAGGCAGCTCAGCCCACATCACGGCAGGACTCAGTACCTGGAGCTGACAATgacaaaagagaaaaaatacgCCAGAAAAATGAGAGGAAACATCAGCGGCAAAAGGAGAGGCGAGCTCAAGAACTACATGAGCGGTGCAGTGGCTATCTCATGTCGAGAAAGCTCGAAGCACTTGCTCAACAGCTTGTTTCCATGGGTTTCTCTCAAGAACGGGCTACAATGGCTCTCATACTAAATGAAGGTAGAGTAGAGGAATCAGTAGCATGGCTTTTTGAAGGAGGTGAAGAAGACAAGCGGATGGAACATAATCTTGATGGTGGGgggaatttaaaaattgacatATCAGAAGAGCTTGCACGAATTTCTGACATGGAATTAAGGTATAAGGCATCAAAGCAGGAGGTCGAAAGGGCTATTGTTACTTTTGAGGGTGACCTTGAGAAGGCTGAAGAAATGTTGAAAACGCAGAAACAGGAGCCTCCTGCTGTCCCTACCAAGCCTGAAGAAACTGGTGATCCTCCAACTATAGCCAATGGCAAGCTAGCTATTGCAATGAATCACAATGCAATAAGAGTACAAACCAAACCGACTTCATCTTCTATCATACAACAAAAAAGGGATGAAAAAGATTTCAATTATACCAAAGTTTCTGTGACAATAGGGCCTGCTATGGATCCTGGTACGAAAAGTATTCAGGTACTGAAGAAGATTCCACCTAAAATGGATTGGACCAAACAACAGCAGATTGCAGGACCTGCAGATAAAAGGTGGCCTGGTTCAGGATCCAATCCTTCGGTCTCTTGTTCGTTGGCATCGCCTTTGCAGGCATCGTCATCTTCAGCCAAGATGGAAGCACGTTATCTTGCTGTGGGAAATGAATTGAAGAATCTGCAGCTTGGGTCAGTGAGAGAACCTTCTCCGGTCATTGTTATGCAGCGGCCCCAATCTGTTAACTCAAAGCAGACTCCCACCTCAAGTGTCAGCTCATCTCCTCCGGGGACGGGTATGGGCTGGTACCCTAACAATGTTGAAGTAGGGAAGCCCAATGGGGTGGTACCATCTAGAAGCATTAGTCCCGGTGGTGTCGGATCAAATCTAATGTACAACCCATCGCATTACCAGTCACAGGCGCAGTTTAGCTCGATGGATCCCCAGGGAGGCACGAGGGGAAATGGTTTGTGGAGCAGAGGAGGTACATCACCAACACTTTCGGCTGCTTCGTCCCTTGGACTCTTTTCAGGGCTGGGTGCGAGTGGTTCATCAGGGTCTTCGTCTCCGGTGGACTGGAGCACGGGCAGCTCGATGTTACAATTCGATTATACCAACATAGACTGGAGTCTGGATCTTGGCTCCCGGCCGAATGGGTTGTGGAATGGTACAAATTACTCTTTACAGAACAATACTACGCGTACATTAGATACATTTGGTTATGGAATGGGTGTAAAGTCTGCAATCAGACCGGTTGTATCAGGTGGGAACGGCGCATCGATGCAGGAGGCGACGGAACCAAACGCGGCTGGGTCTCGGGAATGGACTTCTCCTTTTGAAGAGAAGGATCTGTTCAGTTTGCCCAGACAGTTTGTTTCTTCCCCTTCGCTGTAA